In Citrus sinensis cultivar Valencia sweet orange chromosome 4, DVS_A1.0, whole genome shotgun sequence, one DNA window encodes the following:
- the LOC102610094 gene encoding callose synthase 7-like isoform X7, with protein MASSSGTKKTRAPTPRRQSKAMSQAQKMFVDVQDEDSSAIDSELVPSSLAAIAPVLRVANQIEKDNPRVAYLCRFHAFEKAHRMDPPSSGRGVRQFKTYLVHKLEKEEEEAQHQLARTDPKEIILYYWNFYNKNIKEGQYTKEPEEMANILQIASVLYDVLKTVVPPQRIDDQTHSYAQDVQSKREQCENYNILPLKAIGAKAAIMELPEIKAALHALQNVQNLPKPSVHSTNAPHDFPEERSKSIFDILDWLSSVFGFQKGNVANQREHLILLLANMDVRKRDLVVYTQLRSSTVQKLMDKIFKNYWSWCKYLCCEQNTRIPQGSHKQQLQLIYIGLFLLIWGEASNIRFMPECICYIFHKMAEDVNGLLFGNVHPVTGDTYHRSQTAAPDEEKFLRTVITPIYQVLHKEAKRNNGGKASHSRWRNYDDLNEYFWSSKCLSLKWPTGLKEEFSVHSDVMPNKVPASKSMPKTNFVEARTFWHLYRSFDRMWIFFIMAFQAMVIVAWTPDGSPAALFDEDVFRSVLTIFITQAFLNLLQVAAVWAAILPICYASSVQNSTRLVKFFSNLTESWQSQGSLYNYAVAIYLMPNILAALLFFLPQFERIMERSSSHIVTLFMWWAQPKLYVGRGLHEGMSQLLKYTLFWILLLICKLAFSYYVEILPLIGPSKSIMKLHVDNYEWHEFFPNVTHNIGVVIAIWAPIVLVYIMDTQIWYSIFSTLFGGIHGALSHLGEIRIIGMLRSRFQSVPTAFCRRLVPSSDADTKGRYMDKAMERRNFASFAHVWNEFIESMRAEDLISNEDRDLLLVPYSSNDVSVIQWPPFLLAGKIPIALDMAKDFKEKEDTDLFKKIKKDDYMRSAVVECYETLREIIYGLLEDETDRNIVRKICYDVDIFIQQHKFLNEFRMNRIPSLGEKLEKFLKLLLSEYDAVDVYKSQIINVLQDIMEIILQDIMVNGFKILERYRVQIQSNYKKEQRFERLNIALTQNKSWREKVVRLHLLFTVKESAINVPTNLDARRRITFFTNSLFMNIPSAPKVRDMISFSVLTPYYREDVLYSVDELYKENEDGISTLFYLQKIYPARFVCKLDEWMNFQKRINDPKLNYSDDDKKEATRHWVSYRGQTLSRTVRGMMYYKHALELQCFLESAGDYASFGGYQTMESSQGNERVQALGDMKFTYVVSCQLLGALKTSKDPRDRRRYNDILNLMIMYPSLRVAYIDEREEFVNGRSHIFYYSVLLKGGNSYNTEIYRIKLPGPPTDIGEGKPENQNHAIIFTRGEALQTIDMNQDNYFEEAFKMRNVLEEFLKSPSGQREPTILGLREHIFTGSVSSLASFMSNQETSFVTISQRILANPLRVRFHYGHSDIFDRIFHITRGGISKASKTINLSEDVFAGMNSTLRGGYITHHEYIQVGKGRDVGMNQISLFEAKVANGNGEQTLSRDVYRLGHRLDFFRMLSFYFTTVGFYLSSMVTVLTVYMFLYGRFYLVMSGLERETLENLSIHQSKALEQALVTQSVFQLGLLMVLPMVMEIGLEKGFRSALGDFIIMQLQLASVFFTFQLGTKVHYFGRTILHGGSKYRATGRGFVVFHAKFSENYRLYSRSHFVKGLELVILLVLYQIYGHSYRSSNIYLFITSSLWFLVGSWLFGPFVFNPSGFDWQKTVDDWTDWKRWMGDRGGIGMHPDRSWESWVDGEQEHLKFSNIRGRILEIILVLRFFIYQYGIVYHLDIAHRSKNILVYGLSWLVLVTTLLVLKMVSMGRRRFGTDFELMFRILKALLFLGFMSVMTDLFVICGLTISDLFATVLAFLPTGWALLLIGQVCRPLFEAIGFWDPIKELAKAYEYIIGFLLFAAIAILSWFPFVSEFQTRLLFNQAFSRGLQISMILSGRKD; from the exons ACCCACAGTTATGCTCAAGATGTTCAGAGTAAAAGAGAACAATGTGAAAACTATAACATTCTTCCACTAAAGGCTATTGGGGCCAAGGCAGCAATTATGGAACTTCCAGAG ATCAAAGCTGCACTTCATGCTCTGCAAAATGTGCAAAACCTTCCCAAGCCTAGtgttcattcaaccaatgctCCTCATGACTTTCCTGAGGAAAGGAGCAAATCAATTTTTGATATACTCGATTGGCTTTCATCCGTTTTTGGGTTTCAG AAAGGAAATGTAGCGAATCAGAGGGAGCATCTAATACTGCTGCTTGCCAATATGGATGTACGAAAAAGGGATCTTGTAGTTTATACGCAG CTTAGGAGCAGCACTGTACAGAAGTTGATGGATAAAATCTTCAAGAACTATTGGTCATGGTGTAAGTACTTGTGTTGTGAACAAAATACTAG GATTCCTCAAGGTTCTCACAAACAACAGCTGCAGCTTATCTACATTGggctttttcttcttatctgGGGTGAAGCTTCAAATATTCGGTTTATGCCTGAATGCATTTGCTACATCTTCCATAAA ATGGCAGAAGACGTTAATGGActtttgtttggcaatgtACATCCTGTCACTGGAGACACATACCATCGTAGCCAAACGGCTGCACCTgatgaagaaaaatttctGCGGACTGTTATAACCCCCATCTACCAGGTGTTGCACAAG GAAGCCAAGAGAAACAATGGGGGAAAGGCAAGCCATTCAAGGTGGAGAAACTATGATGATTTAAATGAATACTTTTG GTCCAGCAAGTGTTTAAGTCTAAAGTGGCCAACGGGCCTCAAAGAAGAATTTTCTGTTCATTCAGATGTG ATGCCTAACAAAGTACCTGCTTCAAAGAGCATGCCTAAGACTAATTTTGTTGAAGCTCGCACATTTTGGCACCTTTATAGAAGTTTTGACCGAATGTGGATATTCTTTATAATGGCTTTCCAG GCTATGGTAATTGTTGCATGGACTCCTGATGGATCACCGGCTGCACTTTTTGATGAGGATGTGTTCAGAAGTGTACTGACCATTTTCATTACTCAAGCTTTTCTTAATTTGCTCCAAG TTGCAGCTGTGTGGGCAGCGATTCTGCCAATTTGTTATGCCAGTTCTGTGCAGAATTCAACCCGACTAGTGAAATTCTTCAGCAACTTGACTGAAAGTTGGCAGAGCCAGGGATCTTTGTATAATTATGCTGTTGCAATTTATTTGATGCCCAATATATTGGCTGCTCTTCTATTTTTCCTTCCACAATTCGAGAGAATTATGGAGCGTTCAAGCTCACACATCGTCACACTTTTTATGTGGTGGGCTCAG CCAAAACTGTATGTAGGAAGAGGCTTGCATGAGGGCATGTCCCAACTTCTGAA GTATACATTGTTTTGGATCCTGTTGCTCATCTGCAAGCTAGCATTTAGCTATTATGTGGAG ATACTGCCACTAATTGGACCTTCAAAGTCGATTATGAAGTTGCATGTTGATAACTATGAGTGGCATGAATTCTTTCCGAATG TAACCCATAATATTGGAGTTGTTATAGCAATATGGGCTCCAATTGTCCTG GTTTATATTATGGATACCCAAATATGGTATTCCATATTTTCTACACTTTTTGGTGGGATTCATGGGGCGCTAAGCCATTTGGGTGAG ATACGGATAATTGGGATGTTGCGTTCTAGATTTCAGTCTGTGCCAACAGCTTTTTGTCGGCGTCTTGTGCCATCATCAGATGCGGATACAAAGGGAAGATACATG GATAAGGCAATGGAAAGAAGGAATTTTGCAAGTTTTGCTCATGTGTGGAATGAATTCATAGAATCTATGCGGGCAGAGGATCTGATCAGCAATGA GGACAGAGACTTGTTGCTGGTGCCATATTCTTCAAACGATGTCTCTGTCATCCAGTGGCCACCTTTTCTGCTCGCTGGCAAG ATTCCTATTGCATTAGACATGGCAAAGGATTTTAAAGAGAAAGAGGACACTGATTTATTTAAGAAGATAAAGAAGGATGATTATATGCGTTCAGCAGTAGTTGAATGTTATGAGACACTCCGGGAAATAATTTATGGTCTTCTGGAAGATGAAACTGATCGGAA TATTGTGAGGAAGATTTGTTATGATGTTGACATTTTCATCCAGCAACACAAGTTTTTGAATGAATTTCGCATGAACAGGATACCTTCACTGGGTGAGAAGTTGGAGAAGTTTCTAAAACTCTTG CTATCCGAATATGATGCTGTAGACGTGTACAAGTCTCAGATAATTAATGTCCTCCAAGATATTATGGAAATCATCCTTCAGGACATTATGGTTAACGGCTTTAA AATCCTTGAAAGGTATCGTGTGCAAATTCAATCTAATTACAAGAAAGAGCAGAGATTTGAAAGGCTAAATATCGCCCTTACACAGAATAAATCTTGGAGGGAAAAG GTGGTTAGGCTCCATTTGCTTTTTACTGTCAAAGAATCTGCCATAAACGTGCCAACGAATTTGGATGCCCGCCGTCGCATCACTTTCTTTACAAATTCCTTATTTATGAATATACCAAGTGCTCCAAAAGTTCGTGACATGATCTCTTTTAG TGTTTTGACGCCATATTATAGAGAAGATGTTCTCTACTCTGTTGACGAACTTTATAAGGAAAATGAGGATGGCATATCAACTTTGTTTTACCTACAGAAAATATATCCTG CTAGGTTTGTCTGCAAATTAGATGAATGGATGAATTTCCAAAAGCGCATAAATGACCCAAAACTTAATTATTCTGATGATGATAAGAAGGAGGCTACTCGTCATTGGGTATCTTACAGAGGGCAGACACTTTCTAGAACAG TGAGAGGGATGATGTACTACAAGCATGCTCTTGAACTGCAATGCTTTCTGGAATCTGCAGGAGACTATG CAAGTTTTGGTGGCTATCAGACCATGGAATCCAGTCAGGGAAATGAAAGGGTGCAAGCTCTGGGCGATATGAAGTTTACTTATGTTGTTTCCTGTCAGCTCCTTGGTGCTCTGAAAACATCTAAGGATCCGAGAGATCGAAGACGTTACAATGACATTCTAAATCTCATGATAAT GTATCCATCCCTGCGTGTTGCTTACATAGATGAAAGGGAGGAATTTGTGAATGGAAGatctcatatattttattactccGTGCTTTTGAAGGGAGGCAATAGTTACAATACG GAAATATATCGGATCAAGCTTCCAGGACCTCCAACAGATATCGGTGAAGGAAAAcctgaaaatcaaaatcatgccATTATCTTTACTCGTGGAGAAGCCTTGCAGACCATAGACATGAATCAG GACAATTACTTTGAGGAGGCTTTCAAAATGAGAAATGTATTGGAGGAATTCCTGAAGTCTCCTTCTGGACAACGAGAACCTACAATATTGGGTCTAAGGGAGCATATTTTTACTGGAAG TGTATCATCACTTGCATCGTTCATGTCCAACCAAGAGACTAGCTTTGTCACTATTTCCCAACGAATTTTAGCAAATCCTTTGAG AGTACGTTTTCATTATGGTCATTCCGATATATTTGACCGAATCTTCCACATAACAAGGGGTGGCATTAGCAAGGCTTCAAAGACAATTAACTTAAGCGAGGATGTATTTGCAG GCATGAATTCAACTCTCCGTGGAGGATATATAACACATCATGAATATATTCAAGTAGGCAAGGGGCGTGATGTGGGAATGAATCAAATATCATTATTTGAGGCAAAGGTTGCAAATGGAAATGGAGAGCAGACACTTAGTCGTGATGTTTACCGGCTCGGCCACCGGCTTGACTTCTTCAGAATGCTTTCATTCTACTTTACAACGGTTGGATTCTATCTTAGTAGCATG GTTACTGTGCTAACTGTTTATATGTTCTTGTATGGACGTTTTTACCTGGTTATGAGTGGATTAGAAAGAGAGACTCTCGAGAATCTGTCCATACATCAGAGCAAGGCCCTCGAACAGGCATTGGTTACACAGTCCGTCTTTCAGCTTGGGTTATTAATGGTTCTTCCAATGGTAATGGAAATCGGCCTCGAAAAAGGGTTCCGCAGTGCTCTGGGTGATTTTATCATCATGCAGCTGCAGCTGGCTTCTGTATTCTTCACATTCCAGCTTGGAACAAAAGTACACTATTTTGGCAGGACAATCTTGCATGGAGGTTCTAAATATCGAGCCACTGGCCGTGGATTTGTTGTATTTCATGCAAAGTTTTCTGAGAACTACAGGCTGTACTCCCGGAGTCACTTTGTGAAAGGACTGGAGCTGGTTATACTATTGGTCTTGTATCAAATATATGGGCATTCATATCGCAGTTCAAATATTTACTTGTTTATCACAAGCTCTTTGTGGTTCCTGGTTGGCTCCTGGTTGTTTGGTCCTTTTGTGTTCAATCCATCTGGTTTTGACTGGCAGAAAACAGTAGATGATTGGACAGATTGGAAGAGGTGGATGGGAGATCGCGGTGGTATCGGCATGCATCCCGATAGAAGTTGGGAATCATGGGTGGATGGAGAACAAGAACACCTCAAATTCTCAAATATAAGGGGAAGAATTCTTGAGATTATCCTTGTTCTTCGCTTCTTCATTTACCAGTATGGAATTGTCTACCACCTTGATATAGCTCATCGCAGCAAGAATATTCTG GTGTATGGACTCTCTTGGCTAGTTCTAGTAACCACTCTTCTAGTTCTGAAG ATGGTATCAATGGGCAGACGAAGATTTGGTACCGACTTTGAGCTCATGTTCAGGATTCTCAAAGCACTCCTATTCCTTGGCTTCATGTCAGTCATGACCGACTTGTTTGTAATATGCGGTCTCACCATATCAGATTTATTTGCCACTGTGCTTGCTTTTCTGCCTACTGGATGGGCCCTTCTACTG ATTGGGCAAGTTTGCAGGCCATTGTTCGAGGCAATAGGATTCTGGGATCCAATAAAGGAGCTTGCCAAAGCATATGAGTACATAATTGGATTTCTACTCTTTGCGGCTATAGCCATTTTATCATGGTTCCCATTCGTATCTGAGTTCCAAACACGCCTGCTCTTCAATCAAGCATTCAGCAGAGGTCTCCAGATTTCTATGATTCTCTCTGGTAGAAAAGATTAG
- the LOC102610094 gene encoding callose synthase 7-like isoform X9: MASSSGTKKTRAPTPRRQSKAMSQAQKMFVDVQDEDSSAIDSELVPSSLAAIAPVLRVANQIEKDNPRVAYLCRFHAFEKAHRMDPPSSGRGVRQFKTYLVHKLEKEEEEAQHQLARTDPKEIILYYWNFYNKNIKEGQYTKEPEEMANILQIASVLYDVLKTVVPPQRIDDQTHSYAQDVQSKREQCENYNILPLKAIGAKAAIMELPEIKAALHALQNVQNLPKPSVHSTNAPHDFPEERSKSIFDILDWLSSVFGFQKGNVANQREHLILLLANMDVRKRDLVVYTQLRSSTVQKLMDKIFKNYWSWCKYLCCEQNTRIPQGSHKQQLQLIYIGLFLLIWGEASNIRFMPECICYIFHKMAEDVNGLLFGNVHPVTGDTYHRSQTAAPDEEKFLRTVITPIYQVLHKEAKRNNGGKASHSRWRNYDDLNEYFWSSKCLSLKWPTGLKEEFSVHSDVAMVIVAWTPDGSPAALFDEDVFRSVLTIFITQAFLNLLQAALDIALSFNAWRSLKFTQILRYLLKFAVAAVWAAILPICYASSVQNSTRLVKFFSNLTESWQSQGSLYNYAVAIYLMPNILAALLFFLPQFERIMERSSSHIVTLFMWWAQPKLYVGRGLHEGMSQLLKYTLFWILLLICKLAFSYYVEILPLIGPSKSIMKLHVDNYEWHEFFPNVTHNIGVVIAIWAPIVLVYIMDTQIWYSIFSTLFGGIHGALSHLGEIRIIGMLRSRFQSVPTAFCRRLVPSSDADTKGRYMDKAMERRNFASFAHVWNEFIESMRAEDLISNEDRDLLLVPYSSNDVSVIQWPPFLLAGKIPIALDMAKDFKEKEDTDLFKKIKKDDYMRSAVVECYETLREIIYGLLEDETDRNIVRKICYDVDIFIQQHKFLNEFRMNRIPSLGEKLEKFLKLLLSEYDAVDVYKSQIINVLQDIMEIILQDIMVNGFKILERYRVQIQSNYKKEQRFERLNIALTQNKSWREKVVRLHLLFTVKESAINVPTNLDARRRITFFTNSLFMNIPSAPKVRDMISFSVLTPYYREDVLYSVDELYKENEDGISTLFYLQKIYPARFVCKLDEWMNFQKRINDPKLNYSDDDKKEATRHWVSYRGQTLSRTVRGMMYYKHALELQCFLESAGDYASFGGYQTMESSQGNERVQALGDMKFTYVVSCQLLGALKTSKDPRDRRRYNDILNLMIMYPSLRVAYIDEREEFVNGRSHIFYYSVLLKGGNSYNTEIYRIKLPGPPTDIGEGKPENQNHAIIFTRGEALQTIDMNQDNYFEEAFKMRNVLEEFLKSPSGQREPTILGLREHIFTGSVSSLASFMSNQETSFVTISQRILANPLRVRFHYGHSDIFDRIFHITRGGISKASKTINLSEDVFAGMNSTLRGGYITHHEYIQVGKGRDVGMNQISLFEAKVANGNGEQTLSRDVYRLGHRLDFFRMLSFYFTTVGFYLSSMVTVLTVYMFLYGRFYLVMSGLERETLENLSIHQSKALEQALVTQSVFQLGLLMVLPMVMEIGLEKGFRSALGDFIIMQLQLASVFFTFQLGTKVHYFGRTILHGGSKYRATGRGFVVFHAKFSENYRLYSRSHFVKGLELVILLVLYQIYGHSYRSSNIYLFITSSLWFLVGSWLFGPFVFNPSGFDWQKTVDDWTDWKRWMGDRGGIGMHPDRSWESWVDGEQEHLKFSNIRGRILEIILVLRFFIYQYGIVYHLDIAHRSKNILVYGLSWLVLVTTLLVLKMVSMGRRRFGTDFELMFRILKALLFLGFMSVMTDLFVICGLTISDLFATVLAFLPTGWALLLIGQVCRPLFEAIGFWDPIKELAKAYEYIIGFLLFAAIAILSWFPFVSEFQTRLLFNQAFSRGLQISMILSGRKD, from the exons ACCCACAGTTATGCTCAAGATGTTCAGAGTAAAAGAGAACAATGTGAAAACTATAACATTCTTCCACTAAAGGCTATTGGGGCCAAGGCAGCAATTATGGAACTTCCAGAG ATCAAAGCTGCACTTCATGCTCTGCAAAATGTGCAAAACCTTCCCAAGCCTAGtgttcattcaaccaatgctCCTCATGACTTTCCTGAGGAAAGGAGCAAATCAATTTTTGATATACTCGATTGGCTTTCATCCGTTTTTGGGTTTCAG AAAGGAAATGTAGCGAATCAGAGGGAGCATCTAATACTGCTGCTTGCCAATATGGATGTACGAAAAAGGGATCTTGTAGTTTATACGCAG CTTAGGAGCAGCACTGTACAGAAGTTGATGGATAAAATCTTCAAGAACTATTGGTCATGGTGTAAGTACTTGTGTTGTGAACAAAATACTAG GATTCCTCAAGGTTCTCACAAACAACAGCTGCAGCTTATCTACATTGggctttttcttcttatctgGGGTGAAGCTTCAAATATTCGGTTTATGCCTGAATGCATTTGCTACATCTTCCATAAA ATGGCAGAAGACGTTAATGGActtttgtttggcaatgtACATCCTGTCACTGGAGACACATACCATCGTAGCCAAACGGCTGCACCTgatgaagaaaaatttctGCGGACTGTTATAACCCCCATCTACCAGGTGTTGCACAAG GAAGCCAAGAGAAACAATGGGGGAAAGGCAAGCCATTCAAGGTGGAGAAACTATGATGATTTAAATGAATACTTTTG GTCCAGCAAGTGTTTAAGTCTAAAGTGGCCAACGGGCCTCAAAGAAGAATTTTCTGTTCATTCAGATGTG GCTATGGTAATTGTTGCATGGACTCCTGATGGATCACCGGCTGCACTTTTTGATGAGGATGTGTTCAGAAGTGTACTGACCATTTTCATTACTCAAGCTTTTCTTAATTTGCTCCAAG CTGCATTGGATATAGCCCTCAGCTTCAATGCTTGGAGGAGCTTGAAATTTACCCAAATACTAAGGTACCTTCTGAAATTTGCAGTTGCAGCTGTGTGGGCAGCGATTCTGCCAATTTGTTATGCCAGTTCTGTGCAGAATTCAACCCGACTAGTGAAATTCTTCAGCAACTTGACTGAAAGTTGGCAGAGCCAGGGATCTTTGTATAATTATGCTGTTGCAATTTATTTGATGCCCAATATATTGGCTGCTCTTCTATTTTTCCTTCCACAATTCGAGAGAATTATGGAGCGTTCAAGCTCACACATCGTCACACTTTTTATGTGGTGGGCTCAG CCAAAACTGTATGTAGGAAGAGGCTTGCATGAGGGCATGTCCCAACTTCTGAA GTATACATTGTTTTGGATCCTGTTGCTCATCTGCAAGCTAGCATTTAGCTATTATGTGGAG ATACTGCCACTAATTGGACCTTCAAAGTCGATTATGAAGTTGCATGTTGATAACTATGAGTGGCATGAATTCTTTCCGAATG TAACCCATAATATTGGAGTTGTTATAGCAATATGGGCTCCAATTGTCCTG GTTTATATTATGGATACCCAAATATGGTATTCCATATTTTCTACACTTTTTGGTGGGATTCATGGGGCGCTAAGCCATTTGGGTGAG ATACGGATAATTGGGATGTTGCGTTCTAGATTTCAGTCTGTGCCAACAGCTTTTTGTCGGCGTCTTGTGCCATCATCAGATGCGGATACAAAGGGAAGATACATG GATAAGGCAATGGAAAGAAGGAATTTTGCAAGTTTTGCTCATGTGTGGAATGAATTCATAGAATCTATGCGGGCAGAGGATCTGATCAGCAATGA GGACAGAGACTTGTTGCTGGTGCCATATTCTTCAAACGATGTCTCTGTCATCCAGTGGCCACCTTTTCTGCTCGCTGGCAAG ATTCCTATTGCATTAGACATGGCAAAGGATTTTAAAGAGAAAGAGGACACTGATTTATTTAAGAAGATAAAGAAGGATGATTATATGCGTTCAGCAGTAGTTGAATGTTATGAGACACTCCGGGAAATAATTTATGGTCTTCTGGAAGATGAAACTGATCGGAA TATTGTGAGGAAGATTTGTTATGATGTTGACATTTTCATCCAGCAACACAAGTTTTTGAATGAATTTCGCATGAACAGGATACCTTCACTGGGTGAGAAGTTGGAGAAGTTTCTAAAACTCTTG CTATCCGAATATGATGCTGTAGACGTGTACAAGTCTCAGATAATTAATGTCCTCCAAGATATTATGGAAATCATCCTTCAGGACATTATGGTTAACGGCTTTAA AATCCTTGAAAGGTATCGTGTGCAAATTCAATCTAATTACAAGAAAGAGCAGAGATTTGAAAGGCTAAATATCGCCCTTACACAGAATAAATCTTGGAGGGAAAAG GTGGTTAGGCTCCATTTGCTTTTTACTGTCAAAGAATCTGCCATAAACGTGCCAACGAATTTGGATGCCCGCCGTCGCATCACTTTCTTTACAAATTCCTTATTTATGAATATACCAAGTGCTCCAAAAGTTCGTGACATGATCTCTTTTAG TGTTTTGACGCCATATTATAGAGAAGATGTTCTCTACTCTGTTGACGAACTTTATAAGGAAAATGAGGATGGCATATCAACTTTGTTTTACCTACAGAAAATATATCCTG CTAGGTTTGTCTGCAAATTAGATGAATGGATGAATTTCCAAAAGCGCATAAATGACCCAAAACTTAATTATTCTGATGATGATAAGAAGGAGGCTACTCGTCATTGGGTATCTTACAGAGGGCAGACACTTTCTAGAACAG TGAGAGGGATGATGTACTACAAGCATGCTCTTGAACTGCAATGCTTTCTGGAATCTGCAGGAGACTATG CAAGTTTTGGTGGCTATCAGACCATGGAATCCAGTCAGGGAAATGAAAGGGTGCAAGCTCTGGGCGATATGAAGTTTACTTATGTTGTTTCCTGTCAGCTCCTTGGTGCTCTGAAAACATCTAAGGATCCGAGAGATCGAAGACGTTACAATGACATTCTAAATCTCATGATAAT GTATCCATCCCTGCGTGTTGCTTACATAGATGAAAGGGAGGAATTTGTGAATGGAAGatctcatatattttattactccGTGCTTTTGAAGGGAGGCAATAGTTACAATACG GAAATATATCGGATCAAGCTTCCAGGACCTCCAACAGATATCGGTGAAGGAAAAcctgaaaatcaaaatcatgccATTATCTTTACTCGTGGAGAAGCCTTGCAGACCATAGACATGAATCAG GACAATTACTTTGAGGAGGCTTTCAAAATGAGAAATGTATTGGAGGAATTCCTGAAGTCTCCTTCTGGACAACGAGAACCTACAATATTGGGTCTAAGGGAGCATATTTTTACTGGAAG TGTATCATCACTTGCATCGTTCATGTCCAACCAAGAGACTAGCTTTGTCACTATTTCCCAACGAATTTTAGCAAATCCTTTGAG AGTACGTTTTCATTATGGTCATTCCGATATATTTGACCGAATCTTCCACATAACAAGGGGTGGCATTAGCAAGGCTTCAAAGACAATTAACTTAAGCGAGGATGTATTTGCAG GCATGAATTCAACTCTCCGTGGAGGATATATAACACATCATGAATATATTCAAGTAGGCAAGGGGCGTGATGTGGGAATGAATCAAATATCATTATTTGAGGCAAAGGTTGCAAATGGAAATGGAGAGCAGACACTTAGTCGTGATGTTTACCGGCTCGGCCACCGGCTTGACTTCTTCAGAATGCTTTCATTCTACTTTACAACGGTTGGATTCTATCTTAGTAGCATG GTTACTGTGCTAACTGTTTATATGTTCTTGTATGGACGTTTTTACCTGGTTATGAGTGGATTAGAAAGAGAGACTCTCGAGAATCTGTCCATACATCAGAGCAAGGCCCTCGAACAGGCATTGGTTACACAGTCCGTCTTTCAGCTTGGGTTATTAATGGTTCTTCCAATGGTAATGGAAATCGGCCTCGAAAAAGGGTTCCGCAGTGCTCTGGGTGATTTTATCATCATGCAGCTGCAGCTGGCTTCTGTATTCTTCACATTCCAGCTTGGAACAAAAGTACACTATTTTGGCAGGACAATCTTGCATGGAGGTTCTAAATATCGAGCCACTGGCCGTGGATTTGTTGTATTTCATGCAAAGTTTTCTGAGAACTACAGGCTGTACTCCCGGAGTCACTTTGTGAAAGGACTGGAGCTGGTTATACTATTGGTCTTGTATCAAATATATGGGCATTCATATCGCAGTTCAAATATTTACTTGTTTATCACAAGCTCTTTGTGGTTCCTGGTTGGCTCCTGGTTGTTTGGTCCTTTTGTGTTCAATCCATCTGGTTTTGACTGGCAGAAAACAGTAGATGATTGGACAGATTGGAAGAGGTGGATGGGAGATCGCGGTGGTATCGGCATGCATCCCGATAGAAGTTGGGAATCATGGGTGGATGGAGAACAAGAACACCTCAAATTCTCAAATATAAGGGGAAGAATTCTTGAGATTATCCTTGTTCTTCGCTTCTTCATTTACCAGTATGGAATTGTCTACCACCTTGATATAGCTCATCGCAGCAAGAATATTCTG GTGTATGGACTCTCTTGGCTAGTTCTAGTAACCACTCTTCTAGTTCTGAAG ATGGTATCAATGGGCAGACGAAGATTTGGTACCGACTTTGAGCTCATGTTCAGGATTCTCAAAGCACTCCTATTCCTTGGCTTCATGTCAGTCATGACCGACTTGTTTGTAATATGCGGTCTCACCATATCAGATTTATTTGCCACTGTGCTTGCTTTTCTGCCTACTGGATGGGCCCTTCTACTG ATTGGGCAAGTTTGCAGGCCATTGTTCGAGGCAATAGGATTCTGGGATCCAATAAAGGAGCTTGCCAAAGCATATGAGTACATAATTGGATTTCTACTCTTTGCGGCTATAGCCATTTTATCATGGTTCCCATTCGTATCTGAGTTCCAAACACGCCTGCTCTTCAATCAAGCATTCAGCAGAGGTCTCCAGATTTCTATGATTCTCTCTGGTAGAAAAGATTAG